Proteins from a single region of Trichoplusia ni isolate ovarian cell line Hi5 chromosome 3, tn1, whole genome shotgun sequence:
- the LOC113508814 gene encoding lymphokine-activated killer T-cell-originated protein kinase yields MTEFRTPIKNKALDVNEKITIPPSPFLNRLGYGTGVNVMQLVRSPRAGQIRSPWALKMLNKRVKPNKVYTERIKTEADLLQRMSHPNIVGFRAFSKGKILYLGMEACDLSLGDMIEKRIEDNGEPFLPKQILKVASDIGNALDYLHTKMQILHGDMKSYNILVNGDFVICKLCDFGVTLPLDENGVVDRRKAGKAVYFGTEAWSAPEVIHGGEISSKTDVWPLGLTLWEMMALMPPHTQTEDDDSMDDSVQCLDDTTDSVEDYFSDRYGTRPAVPVNISEKQYAHPLALFYCCTETMPAMRPSAQHLAVAARDMLDQCDRIKLNSLES; encoded by the exons ATGACTGAATTCAGAAcaccaataaaaaacaaagctttaGATGTAAATGAAAAGATAACTATACCACCTTCACCGTTCTTAAATCGCCTGGGATATGGAACAG GTGTAAACGTAATGCAACTAGTGAGATCTCCCCGAGCGGGACAGATTCGTTCACCGTGGGCTCTTAAAATGTTGAACAAACGTGTTAAGCCCAACAAAGTGTACACCGAGCGGATCAAGACGGAGGCTGATCTCCTGCAGCGCATGTCACACCCCAACATCGTCGGGTTCCGAGCGTTCAGCAAGGGAAAGATCCTGTACTTAGGAATGGAAGCCTGTGACCTGTCCCTCGGTGATATGATTGAAAAGAGGATTGAAGATAATGGAGAACCATTCTTACCTAAACAGATTTTGAAA GTTGCATCAGACATAGGTAATGCTCTGGACTACCTGCACACCAAGATGCAGATCTTGCACGGAGACATGAAGTCCTACAACATCCTGGTCAATGGGGACTTTGTTATCTGTAAGCTGTGTGACTTCGGAGTGACCTTGCCACTTGACGAGAATGGTGTGGTTGACAGGAGGAAGGCGGGGAAAGCTGTGTATTTTG GAACAGAAGCATGGAGTGCTCCTGAGGTGATTCATGGTGGTGAGATCTCCAGCAAGACAGATGTGTGGCCGCTTGGGTTGACACTGTGGGAGATGATGGCGCTCATGCCGCCGCACACACAAACAGAGGATGATGACTCAATGGATGATAGTGTGCAGTGCCTGGACGATACCACGGACAGTGTGGAGGACTACTTTTCAGATAGATATG GTACACGCCCAGCGGTGCCTGTAAACATCTCGGAGAAGCAGTATGCACACCCACTGGCGCTGTTCTACTGCTGCACGGAGACCATGCCCGCCATGAGGCCTTCTGCCCAACACCTGGCTGTGGCCGCGCGGGACATGCTGGACCAGTGTGACAGGATCAAGCTCAACTCACTAGAGTCatag